A stretch of Flavobacteriales bacterium DNA encodes these proteins:
- the fabD gene encoding ACP S-malonyltransferase, with protein MTAYVFPGQGSQFPGMGKDLYDTDSNARVWFEHANDILGFKLTDVMFSGSEADLKQTNVTQPAIFLHSVVKAKVMGDAFQPAMTAGHSLGEFSALVAAGAMEFADGLKLVAARANAMQKACELQPSTMAAIIGLDDAKVEESCAEITANAGKGVVVAANYNCPGQLVISGTIDAVNAACEALKAAGARRALVLPVGGAFHSPLMEPARAELATAIQFTPIVNPRCPVYQNVDARPHTEPARIKANLIAQLTAPVRWTQTMQGMLNDGATKVVEVGPGNVLQGLFKKVSKEVETVAG; from the coding sequence ATGACCGCCTATGTCTTCCCCGGCCAAGGCTCCCAATTCCCCGGCATGGGAAAGGATCTTTACGACACAGATAGCAATGCACGTGTCTGGTTCGAGCACGCCAACGACATCCTCGGCTTCAAGCTCACCGATGTGATGTTCAGCGGCAGCGAGGCCGACCTGAAGCAGACCAATGTGACGCAGCCCGCCATCTTCCTGCACAGCGTGGTGAAGGCCAAGGTGATGGGCGATGCCTTCCAACCGGCCATGACCGCAGGACATTCACTCGGCGAGTTCAGCGCTTTGGTGGCAGCAGGTGCCATGGAGTTCGCCGATGGCCTGAAGCTGGTAGCCGCGCGCGCCAACGCCATGCAGAAGGCCTGTGAGCTTCAGCCGAGCACCATGGCCGCCATCATCGGCCTCGACGATGCCAAGGTGGAAGAGTCCTGCGCGGAGATCACCGCCAATGCCGGCAAGGGCGTGGTGGTGGCCGCGAACTACAACTGCCCCGGCCAGCTGGTGATCAGCGGCACCATCGATGCCGTGAACGCCGCGTGCGAGGCCCTCAAGGCCGCTGGTGCGCGTCGAGCGCTCGTGCTGCCCGTGGGCGGTGCCTTCCACAGCCCGCTCATGGAACCCGCGCGCGCGGAACTCGCCACCGCGATCCAATTCACGCCGATCGTGAACCCGCGCTGCCCGGTCTATCAGAACGTGGATGCCCGTCCGCACACCGAGCCCGCGCGCATCAAGGCCAACCTCATCGCGCAGCTCACCGCGCCCGTGCGCTGGACGCAGACCATGCAGGGCATGCTGAACGATGGCGCCACCAAAGTGGTGGAGGTGGGCCCCGGCAATGTGCTGCAAGGGCTCTTCAAGAAGGTGAGCAAAGAGGTGGAGACGGTGGCGGGGTAG
- a CDS encoding Bax inhibitor-1/YccA family protein produces the protein MEQNPIPTTGQVIYGPETNVRAFLSQVFTYMATALVLSGAMAWLFASTPGLLQYLYNADGGRSILGWVVMLAPLGLVFLMSGMMEKLSGTLLLLTFIAFSALMGISLCYIFILYAAESIIKVFFMSAGIFGIMAVAGYTTKTDLTKLGSLLMIGLIGIIIASVINMFLGSSTMDYVISIIGVVVFTGLTAYDMQKLKRLGEVVGTGSETAQKMALMGALSLYLDFINLFLMLLRLFGRRD, from the coding sequence ATGGAACAGAATCCGATCCCCACCACAGGCCAGGTCATCTACGGCCCCGAGACCAACGTCCGCGCCTTCCTGAGCCAAGTGTTCACCTACATGGCCACGGCCCTGGTGCTCAGCGGCGCCATGGCCTGGCTCTTCGCCAGCACGCCGGGACTGCTGCAATACCTCTACAATGCCGATGGTGGGCGCAGCATCCTGGGATGGGTGGTGATGCTCGCGCCATTAGGCCTGGTATTCCTCATGAGCGGCATGATGGAGAAGCTCAGCGGAACATTACTGCTGCTCACCTTCATCGCCTTCTCGGCGCTCATGGGCATCAGCCTCTGCTACATCTTCATCCTGTATGCGGCTGAGTCCATCATCAAGGTCTTCTTCATGAGCGCCGGCATCTTCGGCATCATGGCCGTGGCCGGCTACACCACCAAGACCGATCTCACCAAGCTGGGAAGCCTGCTCATGATCGGCCTTATCGGCATCATCATCGCCTCGGTGATCAACATGTTCCTGGGCAGCAGCACCATGGACTACGTGATCAGCATCATCGGCGTGGTGGTCTTCACTGGGCTCACCGCCTACGACATGCAGAAGCTCAAGCGCTTGGGCGAAGTGGTGGGCACCGGCTCCGAGACCGCGCAGAAGATGGCGCTCATGGGCGCGCTCAGCCTCTACCTCGATTTCATCAACCTCTTCCTGATGCTGCTGCGGCTCTTCGGGCGGCGTGATTAG
- the folE gene encoding GTP cyclohydrolase I FolE, whose translation MARKAKGKAIDGEHEPTGEGYERIDLYDEKSIARISGHYGDILKQIGEDPKREGLQKTPERVAKALQYLTHGYDLDPAAILRGALFKENYSQMVLVKDIEVYSLCEHHMLPFFGKAHVAYIPNGCITGLSKIPRVVDAFARRLQVQERLTDQIRDCIQDTLKPMGVAVVIEAAHLCMQMRGIQKQNSVTTTSAFTGIFLNDPRTREEFIKLIGARLH comes from the coding sequence ATGGCGCGTAAAGCGAAAGGCAAGGCCATCGATGGCGAGCACGAGCCCACCGGCGAAGGCTACGAGCGCATCGACCTCTATGATGAGAAGTCCATCGCGCGCATCAGCGGGCACTACGGCGATATCCTCAAGCAGATCGGTGAGGACCCGAAGCGCGAAGGCCTGCAGAAGACGCCCGAGCGCGTGGCCAAGGCGCTGCAATACCTCACGCACGGCTACGACCTCGACCCGGCGGCCATCCTCCGGGGCGCGCTCTTCAAGGAGAACTACAGCCAGATGGTGCTCGTGAAGGACATCGAGGTGTACAGCCTCTGCGAGCACCACATGCTGCCCTTCTTCGGCAAAGCGCATGTGGCCTACATCCCCAACGGCTGCATCACCGGGCTGAGCAAGATCCCGCGTGTCGTGGACGCCTTCGCGCGGCGCCTTCAGGTGCAGGAACGCCTCACGGACCAGATCCGCGACTGCATCCAGGACACGCTGAAGCCCATGGGCGTGGCGGTCGTGATTGAAGCGGCGCACCTGTGCATGCAGATGAGAGGCATCCAGAAGCAGAACTCCGTGACCACCACCAGCGCCTTCACGGGGATCTTCCTGAATGACCCCCGGACGCGGGAGGAATTCATCAAGCTCATCGGCGCCCGCTTGCATTGA
- a CDS encoding NifU family protein, which translates to MNPKDLEAAELRIREALAELRPFLEADGGDITLDEVTPDGVARVRLHGNCLGCAMVPMTMKAGVEEAIRRVAPQVKKVEAVNLGVEA; encoded by the coding sequence ATGAACCCCAAGGACCTCGAAGCCGCTGAACTGCGCATCCGGGAAGCGCTCGCCGAGCTGCGCCCCTTCCTCGAGGCCGATGGCGGCGACATCACCTTGGATGAGGTGACCCCCGATGGCGTGGCGCGCGTGCGCCTGCACGGCAACTGCCTGGGCTGCGCCATGGTGCCCATGACCATGAAGGCCGGCGTGGAGGAGGCGATCAGGCGCGTGGCCCCGCAGGTGAAGAAGGTGGAGGCGGTGAATCTGGGCGTGGAGGCCTGA
- a CDS encoding 2-oxoacid:acceptor oxidoreductase subunit alpha translates to MSTAPTKTKPVEERRNVVILFAGDSGDGIQLTGAQFTDSSALFGNDVSTFPNFPAEIRAPQGTLAGVSGFQLHFGSVEVWTPGDQCDVLVVMNAAALKANLIKLKKGGAIIANTDGFDKKNLRLAGYIDEADPLTDGSLSEYSLHSVDVTKMTRAALDGLTLGMKEKDRCKNMFVLGFINWMYSRGMENSERFLQQKFTKKPDLLEANLRALKAGYHFGDTSETFTTRFEVKPAPMPKGSYRSITGNQGTALGLIAAAQKAKLDLFYGSYPITPASDILHELSRHKNFGVVTFQAEDEIAAISSAIGASYGGAIGITASSGPGIALKTEAMGLAFMLEIPLVIVNVQRGGPSTGLPTKTEQADLWQAVFGRNGEAPIPVIAASTPIDCFDMAFEAVQIAIEHMTPVILLTDGYIANGAEPWRFPQSKDLPAIAPNFIKGPNDGERFLPYLRDDRGVRPWALPGQPGLQHRIGGIEKQDMTGNISYEPKNHELMVRLRDEKVARIADRFKPIRLDSGPPEGDAIIVGWGSTYGAIRTAALELQAEGHSVAHVHIRHLFPFNKGLGPLLKKYKQVLVPEMNSGQLRQMLRAEFLVDAQGLNKIQGLPFTSAEIKEAVLNLMKR, encoded by the coding sequence ATGTCCACAGCCCCTACGAAGACCAAGCCCGTTGAGGAACGGCGCAACGTGGTCATCCTCTTCGCCGGTGATAGCGGCGATGGCATCCAGCTCACCGGCGCGCAGTTCACCGACAGCAGCGCGCTCTTCGGCAACGATGTGAGCACCTTCCCGAATTTCCCGGCGGAGATCCGTGCGCCGCAGGGCACCCTGGCCGGCGTTAGCGGCTTCCAGCTGCACTTCGGCAGCGTGGAGGTGTGGACCCCCGGCGACCAGTGCGACGTGCTGGTGGTGATGAACGCGGCGGCGCTGAAGGCCAACCTGATCAAATTGAAGAAGGGCGGCGCCATCATCGCCAATACCGATGGCTTCGATAAGAAGAACCTCCGCCTGGCGGGCTACATCGACGAAGCCGATCCGCTCACGGACGGCTCCCTCTCCGAGTACTCGCTGCACAGCGTGGATGTGACCAAGATGACGCGCGCTGCGCTTGACGGCCTCACGCTCGGCATGAAGGAGAAGGACCGCTGCAAGAACATGTTCGTGCTGGGCTTCATCAACTGGATGTACAGCCGCGGCATGGAGAACAGCGAGCGCTTCCTGCAGCAGAAGTTCACGAAGAAGCCGGACCTGCTCGAGGCCAACCTGCGCGCGCTCAAGGCCGGCTACCACTTCGGCGACACCAGCGAGACCTTCACCACGCGCTTCGAGGTGAAGCCCGCGCCCATGCCCAAGGGCAGCTATCGCAGCATCACCGGCAATCAGGGCACCGCGCTCGGCCTCATCGCCGCCGCGCAGAAAGCGAAGCTCGACCTCTTCTACGGCAGCTATCCCATCACACCGGCGAGCGACATCCTGCACGAGCTCTCGCGCCACAAGAACTTCGGCGTGGTCACCTTCCAGGCGGAGGATGAGATCGCGGCCATCAGCAGCGCGATCGGCGCCAGCTACGGAGGCGCGATCGGCATCACGGCGAGCAGCGGTCCAGGCATCGCGCTGAAGACCGAGGCGATGGGCCTCGCCTTCATGCTCGAGATCCCCTTGGTGATCGTGAACGTGCAGCGCGGCGGACCGAGCACGGGCCTGCCCACCAAGACAGAGCAAGCCGACCTCTGGCAAGCGGTCTTCGGCCGCAACGGCGAAGCCCCCATCCCCGTGATCGCCGCCAGCACGCCCATCGATTGCTTCGACATGGCCTTCGAGGCCGTGCAGATCGCCATCGAGCACATGACGCCGGTGATCCTGCTCACCGACGGCTACATCGCCAACGGCGCGGAGCCATGGCGTTTCCCTCAGTCGAAGGACCTGCCTGCCATCGCGCCCAACTTCATCAAAGGCCCGAACGATGGCGAGCGCTTCCTGCCCTATCTCCGTGACGATCGAGGGGTCCGCCCATGGGCCTTGCCCGGCCAACCTGGCCTGCAGCACCGCATCGGCGGCATCGAGAAGCAGGACATGACCGGCAACATCAGCTACGAGCCGAAGAACCATGAGCTGATGGTGCGGCTGCGTGACGAGAAAGTCGCGCGCATCGCGGATCGCTTCAAGCCCATCCGTTTGGATAGCGGTCCGCCCGAGGGCGATGCGATCATTGTGGGCTGGGGAAGCACCTACGGGGCGATCAGAACGGCCGCCCTTGAATTGCAAGCTGAAGGGCACAGCGTGGCGCACGTGCACATCAGGCACCTGTTCCCCTTCAACAAGGGCTTGGGGCCACTGCTGAAGAAGTACAAGCAGGTGCTGGTGCCCGAGATGAACAGCGGCCAATTGCGGCAGATGCTGCGCGCGGAGTTCCTCGTGGACGCGCAGGGCCTGAACAAGATCCAAGGATTGCCATTCACCAGCGCGGAGATCAAGGAAGCCGTGCTCAATCTGATGAAGCGATGA
- a CDS encoding Mrp/NBP35 family ATP-binding protein yields the protein MTRDAVLSALSRILEPDLKKDIVALDLVRDIRIEGNTIQVNVEVSNPAMHSRKRMEEAVIFNVKQALGQELNVMVTVSPLSGERANVRKVLPGVKHIVAIASGKGGVGKSTITANLAAGLAARGLRVGLIDADIYGPSMPLMFDVVHEKPGTRERDGKHWIVPVESYGVKLLSIGFFAQTDQAIVWRGPMATKALEQMIKDVDWGELDVMFIDLPPGTGDIHLSLVQAVPLSGAIIVSTPQPVALIDARKGVGMFRLPSVNVPVLGIVENMAWFTPAELPENKYFIFGKGGAKALAEELKVPFLGEVPLIQSVREAGDVGRPAVLQGDTPAAAPFRHLCATVSDSVLKAIPA from the coding sequence ATCACTCGCGACGCCGTCCTCTCCGCCCTTTCCCGCATCCTCGAGCCCGACCTGAAGAAGGACATCGTGGCGCTCGACCTCGTGCGCGACATCCGGATCGAAGGGAACACCATCCAGGTGAACGTCGAGGTGAGCAACCCCGCCATGCACAGCCGCAAGCGCATGGAGGAGGCCGTGATCTTCAATGTGAAGCAGGCGCTCGGTCAGGAGTTGAATGTGATGGTGACGGTAAGCCCATTGAGCGGCGAGCGTGCCAACGTGCGCAAGGTGCTGCCCGGCGTTAAGCACATCGTGGCCATTGCCAGCGGCAAGGGCGGCGTGGGCAAGAGCACCATCACCGCCAATCTCGCTGCGGGCCTGGCCGCGCGCGGCCTGCGCGTAGGCCTCATCGATGCCGACATCTACGGCCCCAGCATGCCGCTGATGTTCGATGTGGTGCATGAGAAGCCCGGAACGCGTGAGCGCGATGGCAAGCATTGGATCGTGCCGGTGGAGAGCTACGGCGTGAAGCTGCTCAGCATCGGCTTCTTCGCGCAGACCGATCAGGCCATCGTTTGGCGCGGCCCCATGGCCACCAAGGCACTGGAGCAGATGATCAAGGATGTGGACTGGGGCGAGCTTGATGTGATGTTCATCGACCTGCCGCCCGGCACCGGTGACATCCACCTCTCCTTGGTGCAGGCCGTGCCCTTGAGCGGTGCCATCATCGTGAGCACGCCGCAGCCCGTGGCCCTCATCGATGCGCGCAAAGGCGTGGGCATGTTCCGGCTGCCCAGCGTGAATGTGCCGGTGCTCGGCATCGTTGAGAACATGGCCTGGTTCACGCCCGCTGAGCTGCCGGAGAACAAGTACTTCATCTTCGGCAAGGGCGGTGCGAAGGCGCTCGCGGAGGAACTGAAGGTGCCCTTCCTGGGCGAAGTGCCATTGATCCAAAGCGTTCGCGAGGCCGGCGATGTGGGCCGCCCCGCCGTGCTGCAAGGCGATACGCCCGCCGCTGCGCCTTTCCGCCATCTTTGCGCCACGGTCTCGGACAGCGTGCTGAAGGCCATCCCCGCTTGA